In the Bacillota bacterium genome, one interval contains:
- a CDS encoding TIM barrel protein — protein MAEEKVLGENPVLGGVYRFSAGPWNIHEGADPFGPAVREPFTFEEKIRFLKNLGFDGVQFHDDDVVPGLTDMSTPEILARARQIKKLLDDAGLVAEFVAPRLWEAREFVDGAYTANDLKLREQAIGRSLLAIDIARELGTRNIVLWLAREGTYIRESKASRKSVEYILDAINRMLEYDKGIRILIEPKPNEPMDHAYIPTIGHALALAYMSADPARVGGLIESAHAILAGLDPSDEMGYALAHGKLWSVHLNGQNGLKFDQDKSFGSDNLRVAFNQVRVLDENGYGRNGEFVGLDVKVIRTQPRDLSTKHLANSIRLFKDLLEKVRTSDRDLEQQLIAARDYEELDLYISEHLMGC, from the coding sequence ATGGCGGAAGAGAAAGTATTAGGAGAAAATCCAGTATTAGGGGGTGTGTACAGATTCTCCGCAGGCCCATGGAATATTCATGAGGGTGCGGACCCCTTCGGCCCCGCGGTTAGAGAGCCTTTTACATTTGAGGAAAAGATAAGGTTCCTAAAGAATTTAGGTTTTGATGGTGTCCAGTTCCATGATGACGACGTAGTTCCCGGGCTCACTGATATGTCTACTCCTGAGATCTTGGCACGTGCTCGCCAGATTAAGAAGCTATTGGATGATGCCGGTCTGGTAGCTGAGTTTGTGGCTCCAAGGCTTTGGGAGGCGAGGGAATTCGTAGATGGTGCCTATACTGCGAATGATCTCAAGTTGAGGGAGCAGGCTATAGGTCGTTCCCTTTTGGCAATAGATATAGCTAGGGAACTCGGGACGAGGAATATTGTCCTCTGGCTTGCGCGGGAAGGTACCTATATTAGAGAATCCAAGGCATCCAGAAAATCAGTAGAGTACATCCTTGACGCCATAAATAGAATGCTTGAATATGATAAAGGAATCAGGATTCTTATCGAACCTAAGCCAAATGAACCCATGGATCATGCATATATTCCTACTATAGGTCATGCTTTGGCTCTGGCGTACATGAGTGCCGACCCAGCCAGGGTCGGGGGCCTGATTGAAAGCGCTCATGCCATCCTTGCGGGTCTTGATCCCTCCGACGAGATGGGGTATGCCCTAGCCCACGGTAAGCTCTGGAGTGTTCACTTGAATGGGCAGAACGGGTTGAAGTTTGATCAGGATAAGTCCTTTGGCAGTGACAATTTGAGGGTTGCGTTTAACCAGGTTCGCGTCCTGGATGAAAACGGGTACGGTAGAAACGGTGAGTTCGTAGGCCTCGATGTGAAGGTGATAAGGACGCAACCTCGGGATTTGTCCACCAAGCACCTTGCCAACAGCATAAGGCTCTTCAAAGATCTTCTTGAGAAAGTTAGAACCTCGGATCGAGATCTTGAGCAGCAATTGATAGCTGCGAGGGATTATGAGGAACTCGATCTTTATATAAGTGAACATCTTATGGGGTGTTGA
- a CDS encoding DUF401 family protein — translation MIVLLRRNLNLGLVILVAAVILGVSFGMGAAALGAIAVKSATSPDTLDLISALVLIAFLEHAMRRAGLMQRMVGALHALISDRRIIMAALPAFLGLLPSAGGARFSAPLVHQVTANLEIPPERKAFINYWYRHIWECVMPIYPSIIVAGQVLDLRLDRLIIGMVPMVPITIAAGIIPAFKGMTRKGTISSEGTAAGTPDMAAGKVSCVFDALAALSPVIAVVVGVTILKLNISAAVAAVLIVMMIVGRYSLRDAWSLVREAFSRNVVALVLGVMLFRDILVASGALNQISTFLSVTGIPPMFLLFILPFLVAFSTGLGVTVPSIAFPLIMGILITAGSVNLSYVTFAFVSGFVGTMLSPAHLCLVLTVDYFKASFAKVQNSLWAPAIAVELAALVLASLKG, via the coding sequence ATGATAGTTCTCTTGCGTCGTAACCTTAACCTCGGGCTTGTAATACTCGTAGCTGCGGTGATCCTCGGTGTCAGCTTCGGAATGGGAGCCGCCGCGTTGGGCGCAATCGCTGTGAAGTCAGCCACATCCCCCGATACTCTGGATCTTATTTCGGCCCTGGTTTTAATCGCGTTTCTAGAGCACGCAATGAGGCGCGCAGGACTGATGCAGAGGATGGTAGGCGCCCTCCATGCCCTGATTTCGGACCGGCGCATCATCATGGCCGCCTTACCGGCCTTCCTCGGGCTTTTACCATCGGCGGGTGGGGCGCGATTCTCAGCGCCTCTGGTTCATCAGGTTACGGCCAACCTCGAGATCCCGCCCGAGCGCAAGGCATTTATCAATTACTGGTACAGGCATATCTGGGAGTGTGTCATGCCGATTTATCCCTCCATTATCGTGGCGGGCCAGGTGCTGGATTTGCGTCTGGACCGGCTTATCATAGGGATGGTCCCCATGGTGCCGATTACAATTGCGGCGGGGATCATTCCTGCATTTAAGGGAATGACGCGTAAAGGGACGATATCGTCGGAGGGGACTGCGGCGGGAACACCGGATATGGCGGCAGGGAAGGTATCCTGTGTGTTTGATGCGCTGGCTGCCCTCAGCCCTGTCATCGCGGTCGTAGTGGGCGTCACGATCCTGAAGCTGAATATATCAGCTGCTGTTGCGGCCGTCCTCATCGTTATGATGATCGTGGGGAGATATTCGTTAAGAGACGCGTGGAGCCTTGTGAGAGAGGCCTTTTCCCGGAATGTAGTAGCCCTTGTGCTCGGCGTGATGTTGTTTAGGGACATTCTCGTAGCTAGCGGTGCGTTGAATCAAATATCGACGTTCCTGAGTGTAACAGGAATTCCACCTATGTTTCTCCTATTTATCCTGCCGTTTTTGGTAGCATTCTCAACCGGTCTCGGGGTCACAGTGCCAAGCATCGCCTTTCCACTTATTATGGGGATATTGATCACTGCAGGTAGCGTGAATCTTTCTTACGTGACTTTCGCCTTTGTGAGCGGGTTTGTGGGGACGATGTTATCGCCGGCTCACTTGTGCCTGGTGCTCACCGTGGATTATTTCAAGGCCAGCTTCGCAAAGGTACAGAACTCCCTCTGGGCGCCGGCGATAGCGGTCGAGCTTGCGGCGCTGGTGCTGGCATCTCTCAAGGGCTAG
- a CDS encoding coenzyme F420-0:L-glutamate ligase translates to MGKEIRILGLGQFPEVSVGDDLASLIVDAVAREGIYLQDRDVVVIASKIVSKAEGRVIPRDSVKLGMVARRIGRVTRKDPREVQVILDSCQGIVGVIPLGLALKYLGVTPFWGDPERVKRAIEKESTLLMTLMLGGGLATDAGIDCSNVPEGFCPLPPNPDASARRIREDLRHLTGKEVAVILTDTEFRILRQGTTDIAIGVAGMDPIRRQFGNLDRFGRPKVGGMDAIADLIAGACALVMGQTAEGVPVVIVRGVDYAADTNKATNLAMPARWLQAGMLYFFWSRFRLWLARYTGI, encoded by the coding sequence ATGGGGAAAGAGATACGTATCTTGGGTCTTGGTCAGTTTCCGGAGGTATCGGTTGGCGACGATCTGGCTTCTCTAATAGTTGACGCTGTCGCCCGGGAGGGAATTTACCTCCAGGACCGGGACGTGGTGGTTATTGCTTCGAAAATAGTATCGAAGGCTGAAGGCAGAGTTATTCCTCGGGACAGTGTTAAGCTGGGGATGGTTGCGAGAAGAATCGGCAGAGTAACCCGAAAGGATCCAAGAGAGGTTCAGGTAATACTGGATTCTTGCCAGGGGATAGTTGGGGTCATCCCGCTCGGGCTTGCACTTAAGTATCTCGGGGTGACGCCGTTTTGGGGAGACCCTGAAAGGGTAAAAAGGGCAATTGAGAAGGAAAGCACGCTGCTTATGACGCTTATGCTTGGAGGCGGGCTGGCGACTGATGCTGGCATAGATTGCTCTAATGTTCCGGAGGGGTTCTGCCCGCTTCCCCCTAATCCCGATGCATCGGCGAGAAGGATTCGCGAGGATCTGCGACATCTGACGGGGAAAGAGGTAGCTGTCATATTGACGGACACCGAGTTTCGCATTCTAAGACAGGGAACAACGGATATAGCCATAGGAGTAGCTGGCATGGATCCAATAAGAAGGCAATTTGGAAACCTTGATCGTTTCGGCAGACCAAAAGTGGGGGGTATGGATGCAATAGCGGATTTGATCGCTGGAGCCTGCGCCCTGGTAATGGGACAGACGGCGGAGGGCGTGCCTGTAGTCATTGTACGGGGCGTGGATTATGCCGCCGATACAAATAAGGCTACGAATCTGGCAATGCCGGCCCGATGGTTGCAGGCTGGTATGCTGTACTTTTTCTGGTCCAGATTCAGGTTATGGCTTGCGCGCTACACAGGGATTTAA
- a CDS encoding ABC transporter ATP-binding protein, whose protein sequence is MSIPVLEVKTLRTYLFTKRGIVKAVDGISFTVNEGESLGVVGESGCGKTMTALSIMNLLPPTARIVEGKVLYKDTDLCRLEKPMMRKIRGQEIAMIFQNPMSSLNPVLTIGKQMTEAIMVHRHCSYVEARSRAIEMLERVRIPEPAQRLRQFPHEFSGGMCQRIMIAMALSCEPRVLLADEPTTALDVTIQAQIVELVKGLKEALGMTVIWVSHDLATIASLADHVLVMYAGHIVEWGPASYLYDHPRHPYTQGLLSCIPSLVGEVKDVLNTIEGQPPDLINPPRGCPYSSRCSLAETKCTKEAPPLMSTDIPGNLSACWRWAE, encoded by the coding sequence ATGAGTATACCAGTTCTCGAGGTTAAAACGCTCAGGACGTATCTTTTCACAAAGCGCGGGATCGTAAAAGCCGTCGATGGTATAAGCTTCACCGTCAATGAGGGAGAGAGTCTTGGGGTGGTAGGAGAATCGGGATGTGGTAAAACTATGACAGCGCTTTCAATTATGAATCTCCTACCCCCCACGGCACGAATCGTTGAAGGAAAAGTTCTGTATAAGGACACCGACTTGTGTCGACTTGAAAAGCCTATGATGAGGAAGATTCGCGGTCAAGAAATCGCTATGATTTTCCAAAACCCCATGTCGTCGCTTAATCCTGTACTTACCATTGGGAAACAGATGACAGAAGCTATTATGGTTCATAGGCATTGTTCATATGTTGAGGCGCGGAGCCGCGCCATTGAGATGTTAGAACGGGTGAGGATCCCTGAGCCCGCTCAACGTTTACGACAATTTCCTCATGAATTCAGCGGAGGGATGTGCCAGAGAATCATGATTGCTATGGCTTTGTCCTGTGAGCCCAGGGTCCTTCTCGCGGATGAGCCAACCACTGCCCTTGATGTTACCATACAGGCTCAGATCGTCGAACTAGTTAAGGGCCTAAAAGAAGCGCTTGGTATGACAGTTATATGGGTCAGTCATGACCTCGCTACTATTGCAAGCCTAGCCGACCATGTTCTTGTTATGTACGCAGGACACATAGTGGAATGGGGACCGGCTTCATACTTGTATGATCATCCCCGGCACCCGTACACACAAGGGTTACTTTCGTGTATCCCATCCTTAGTCGGTGAAGTAAAAGATGTACTAAATACCATAGAAGGCCAGCCACCTGACTTGATCAATCCGCCAAGGGGATGCCCATATTCGTCACGGTGTAGTCTCGCTGAGACGAAATGCACGAAAGAGGCCCCTCCCCTAATGAGCACAGATATACCTGGAAACCTTTCTGCCTGCTGGCGGTGGGCAGAATAA
- a CDS encoding pyridoxal phosphate-dependent aminotransferase, whose translation MGSRVTDEEAARVRGEGVDVLPLTAYPVRQLPQHVVDVAKEAVIHSQNTPSRGLLELREAISKNILKLTGVMVDPASEVLVTYGAMHALNVVMQSILDPGDEVVLYTPSYFFDGIIRMAGGHPVHVPLQKADGYRFNIELLERRLTGRTKAILINSPVNPTGYVASQRDLTVIAELAGKYGRVIISDESYDRLVYDGERHTSFLEVPGAKERTILVKSFTKSYALPSWRVGYVVADRLLTESFVKTLEWNNLYCSFVAQKVAAAAMSGPQEWLAGVAEEFQYNRDMFLRVIEGTESISVVPPKGGPFLFIDISQLPLSCEEVSQSLLERFGLVSTPGSCHFSSNHIRLPFGGTRETIMKAVDRLEEAFNFLEGRCSK comes from the coding sequence GTGGGTTCAAGGGTTACTGATGAGGAAGCTGCTCGGGTGCGTGGGGAAGGAGTCGACGTATTACCATTAACGGCGTATCCAGTACGTCAACTACCTCAACATGTAGTCGATGTGGCGAAGGAAGCAGTAATCCATTCACAGAACACTCCATCCCGGGGCCTTTTAGAGCTACGTGAGGCTATCTCAAAGAATATTTTGAAGTTAACAGGGGTTATGGTAGATCCCGCAAGCGAAGTGCTTGTGACTTATGGTGCCATGCACGCGCTTAATGTGGTGATGCAGTCTATCTTAGATCCGGGCGACGAGGTGGTGCTATATACTCCGTCGTATTTCTTTGACGGGATTATTAGAATGGCGGGCGGTCATCCGGTGCATGTGCCTCTTCAAAAGGCAGACGGTTACCGGTTCAATATAGAGCTTCTGGAAAGGAGGCTTACCGGAAGAACCAAGGCTATTCTTATCAATAGCCCGGTCAACCCTACTGGTTATGTAGCGAGCCAAAGAGATCTGACAGTAATCGCTGAACTGGCTGGCAAATATGGTAGGGTGATCATATCCGATGAATCGTATGACAGACTCGTTTATGATGGAGAACGTCATACAAGCTTTCTGGAAGTACCGGGGGCAAAGGAAAGGACAATCTTAGTCAAAAGCTTTACGAAAAGCTATGCTCTGCCAAGTTGGCGAGTTGGTTACGTGGTCGCGGATCGACTACTAACGGAGAGTTTTGTGAAGACCTTAGAATGGAATAACTTGTATTGCAGCTTCGTGGCGCAGAAGGTGGCGGCGGCTGCCATGAGTGGGCCACAAGAATGGCTAGCCGGAGTGGCCGAGGAATTTCAATACAACCGAGACATGTTCTTAAGGGTGATTGAAGGGACTGAGTCCATTAGTGTTGTTCCACCCAAGGGCGGTCCATTCCTGTTCATCGATATCTCCCAATTACCGCTGAGTTGTGAAGAGGTGAGTCAAAGCTTATTAGAACGTTTTGGTCTAGTATCAACCCCAGGTTCTTGCCATTTCTCTTCAAATCACATTCGGCTACCTTTCGGCGGGACGCGGGAAACCATAATGAAAGCTGTCGACCGTCTAGAGGAAGCATTTAACTTTCTGGAGGGTAGATGTTCAAAGTGA
- a CDS encoding M20/M25/M40 family metallo-hydrolase, with protein MKKVLRESLFELVQLCAPSGHEDRVATYLSKNLRQYVDEIEIDAIGNVIAYRRGRGNVSLILMAHMDEVSLVVRDVDEYVWFERVGWINEKVLMGTAVNIIGRDGDVTGVICSASAHFEETGSGELWIDVGNRQESVAIGDPITFAPNARWLDEEKRFLASKSVDDRVGCAILLDVAKRLMGQDLNCNVYFVGSVREEVGSQGAAYISSRLKADFMIALDTAFANDAAFDRHKIVGLSEGPVLRKFQMSQPVGSLYPAKVLYSNKELDEMLVAAAERLGVKLNPDIYARTFTDTTIASEVNPALRCSTLMIPRRYSHSPIEVVDVRNAEMASDILVDMLMNMP; from the coding sequence ATGAAGAAGGTGTTACGTGAATCTCTTTTCGAACTCGTACAGCTGTGCGCACCATCTGGTCATGAAGATAGGGTGGCCACATATCTTTCCAAGAACTTAAGACAATACGTCGACGAAATTGAGATTGATGCTATAGGCAACGTTATAGCTTATAGGCGAGGACGTGGAAACGTAAGTCTCATCCTCATGGCCCATATGGATGAGGTGAGCTTAGTTGTTCGGGATGTGGATGAATATGTGTGGTTTGAGAGGGTTGGCTGGATAAACGAAAAGGTGCTCATGGGGACCGCTGTTAATATAATAGGCCGCGATGGTGACGTGACCGGGGTGATATGCTCAGCTTCGGCTCATTTCGAAGAAACTGGCAGTGGTGAGCTTTGGATAGATGTGGGAAACAGGCAGGAATCCGTTGCTATAGGCGATCCTATAACGTTCGCTCCGAATGCTCGCTGGTTAGACGAAGAAAAGCGTTTCTTGGCAAGTAAGTCTGTTGACGACAGGGTTGGTTGTGCCATTTTATTAGATGTTGCGAAACGATTGATGGGACAAGATTTGAATTGCAACGTTTATTTTGTAGGATCGGTACGTGAGGAAGTGGGCTCTCAAGGGGCTGCATATATATCATCCAGATTGAAAGCGGACTTCATGATAGCATTGGATACCGCTTTTGCCAATGATGCCGCCTTCGACCGCCATAAGATCGTAGGCCTCAGCGAAGGTCCAGTTCTTCGTAAATTCCAAATGAGTCAGCCAGTTGGAAGCCTTTATCCTGCCAAAGTACTGTATTCTAACAAGGAACTTGACGAAATGCTTGTCGCTGCGGCCGAACGGTTGGGGGTGAAGTTGAATCCGGACATATATGCTCGGACCTTTACGGATACTACCATTGCTTCAGAGGTTAACCCGGCACTTCGTTGTTCAACACTAATGATCCCTCGCCGATACTCTCATTCGCCGATTGAGGTGGTTGATGTCAGAAATGCTGAGATGGCTTCTGATATCTTGGTAGATATGCTTATGAATATGCCGTAA
- a CDS encoding GntR family transcriptional regulator has translation MFKVRGYADEISIGIEDRKVLHERVYAALRQQILNGKLAPGERVLEAKIARRIGISRTPVREALQKLETEGLLIRLRSGGLVVAENSRTDAEELFEVRIALETYMGRLAAERIQEKDLRRLEQIIAYTRASLEHRDLDRMVSLNTEFHDVIARACGNRKLANMISNLKEHILRYRKRTLMDLDEAKRSLEGHIKILESLKKRDAQQVAQVMEQYLIYARDAILASIDRGNAE, from the coding sequence ATGTTCAAAGTGAGAGGCTATGCAGATGAGATATCTATAGGAATCGAAGATCGAAAGGTGTTGCATGAGCGGGTCTATGCTGCTTTGCGGCAGCAGATACTGAACGGAAAACTAGCTCCTGGTGAACGTGTGCTCGAGGCTAAGATTGCCCGAAGAATAGGGATCAGCCGAACGCCTGTGAGAGAAGCGCTTCAGAAGTTAGAAACAGAAGGTTTATTGATAAGGCTTAGGAGTGGGGGCTTGGTCGTAGCGGAAAACTCTCGGACGGACGCAGAAGAACTTTTTGAAGTTCGAATTGCCCTTGAAACGTATATGGGGCGCTTAGCAGCTGAAAGGATACAGGAAAAGGATCTACGTCGCTTGGAGCAGATCATTGCTTATACCCGGGCTAGTTTGGAACATAGAGACTTGGATAGAATGGTAAGCCTCAATACTGAATTTCACGATGTGATTGCCAGAGCCTGCGGTAACCGCAAGTTGGCGAATATGATAAGTAATCTTAAGGAGCACATCCTGAGATACCGTAAAAGGACCCTAATGGATCTGGATGAGGCGAAAAGGTCCTTGGAAGGGCACATTAAGATCCTGGAGAGCCTAAAGAAACGCGATGCCCAACAAGTAGCGCAGGTGATGGAACAATACCTTATATATGCCAGGGATGCAATTTTAGCTTCCATAGATCGAGGCAACGCCGAATAA
- a CDS encoding ABC transporter permease has translation MKGYLLKRLVIMSLVLLGATVLVFFLARVIPGDPISTMLGSAQVANPEVVAEYRQRYGLDQPIYIQYFRWLLRLIQGDMGQSILDGRPVLSILISRFKATLILAFSAMLVAVVSGAIVGTLSAFVTTKRGNVFLDRFLGLGPLFFLTVPPFSLGLFLMILFAVKIPIFPPVGMVSITGGGIWDLLRHLVLPAVTMGAASAGATATIVRTSVLEVIREDYIRTAYAKGLSDAAVMFRHAFRNALIPLVTNTGIMFGSLLSNGVLVEAVFAWPGLGSMMVGAVLKRDYPLIEGGTIIIAATYVFVNLLVDISYSVINPKITYER, from the coding sequence ATGAAGGGGTATTTGCTTAAACGCTTGGTGATCATGTCTCTGGTTTTACTTGGTGCTACCGTTTTAGTCTTTTTTCTGGCGCGCGTGATACCAGGAGATCCCATTTCGACAATGCTTGGTTCGGCTCAGGTAGCAAACCCAGAAGTAGTAGCAGAATATCGGCAGCGGTATGGCCTGGATCAACCGATATATATTCAATATTTCCGATGGCTTTTGCGGCTCATCCAGGGAGATATGGGACAATCAATCCTTGATGGTAGACCCGTTCTTAGCATTCTTATCTCCCGTTTTAAGGCGACTTTGATTCTCGCTTTCTCCGCGATGCTGGTGGCGGTGGTCTCCGGGGCAATTGTTGGTACTCTGAGTGCCTTTGTGACTACTAAGAGGGGTAATGTTTTCCTAGATAGATTTCTGGGGTTGGGGCCGCTGTTCTTTTTGACCGTCCCACCATTTTCCCTGGGGCTTTTTCTGATGATCTTATTTGCCGTCAAGATCCCCATATTTCCGCCGGTAGGGATGGTCTCAATAACTGGTGGCGGGATATGGGATCTTCTTCGTCATCTAGTGCTTCCGGCAGTAACTATGGGAGCTGCCTCTGCCGGGGCCACAGCAACTATAGTTCGGACCTCTGTCTTGGAGGTAATTCGAGAGGATTATATACGTACCGCCTATGCGAAGGGACTATCGGATGCAGCGGTGATGTTCAGGCATGCGTTTCGTAACGCCTTGATTCCCCTGGTAACGAATACCGGAATTATGTTCGGTAGCTTATTATCCAATGGCGTACTAGTCGAGGCGGTCTTTGCCTGGCCTGGGCTGGGTAGTATGATGGTTGGGGCCGTACTCAAGAGGGACTACCCCCTCATTGAAGGTGGAACTATCATCATAGCGGCGACATACGTATTTGTAAATCTTCTGGTCGATATTTCCTACTCCGTGATAAACCCCAAGATCACCTACGAAAGGTAA
- a CDS encoding ATP-binding cassette domain-containing protein: MSLLQIRQVSKIFTIKRLGVAKRAQVKAVNNISLEIFPNETLGLVGESGCGKTTLGRLVCRLIAPTQGQILYKGRDIFKAEGSYSQQLCREIQMVFQDPYGSLNPRKSIETILATPLRVHKITSGSEIRRQVVQLLEQVGLSGEMSSRYPPQLSGGQLQRVAIARALSLKPQLLVADEPLSALDVSIQAQLINLLKRMQRDYQLSMLFISHDLSIVRYISHRVAVMYLGCLVELAGRDELYANPLHPYTKALLSSVPVPNPKIEATRQRIVLEGDVPSPMNLPRGCPFHARCPVALRDLCTGNPPQLEEVDTGHWVACHRITGY; the protein is encoded by the coding sequence ATGTCACTTCTCCAAATAAGGCAAGTTTCGAAGATATTCACGATTAAACGCCTAGGAGTCGCCAAGAGAGCTCAGGTCAAAGCGGTGAATAACATATCTCTCGAGATTTTTCCAAATGAGACTCTCGGCCTTGTTGGAGAGAGTGGCTGTGGCAAGACGACGCTCGGTAGATTAGTGTGTAGATTGATAGCACCTACACAGGGTCAGATATTGTATAAGGGAAGAGATATCTTTAAAGCGGAGGGCTCTTATTCCCAACAACTTTGCCGAGAAATTCAAATGGTATTTCAGGATCCTTACGGTTCGCTAAACCCTCGCAAGTCTATTGAGACCATTCTGGCTACACCGTTACGAGTTCACAAGATCACATCTGGATCTGAAATACGCCGTCAAGTGGTTCAGCTTCTTGAGCAGGTCGGGCTTTCAGGAGAGATGAGCTCTCGATACCCTCCTCAGCTGTCTGGTGGGCAGCTACAGCGTGTAGCTATCGCCCGCGCCCTGTCCCTTAAACCTCAATTACTAGTAGCGGATGAACCGTTATCGGCCTTGGATGTATCAATTCAGGCGCAATTGATTAATTTACTTAAAAGGATGCAGCGTGATTACCAGCTGAGTATGTTGTTCATCTCGCATGACCTTTCTATAGTGAGGTACATATCGCATAGAGTAGCTGTTATGTACCTGGGGTGTTTGGTAGAGTTGGCTGGAAGGGATGAACTCTACGCCAATCCTTTGCACCCTTACACGAAAGCTTTGCTTTCCTCCGTTCCGGTCCCTAACCCAAAGATTGAGGCGACCAGACAGCGAATCGTACTTGAGGGAGATGTCCCAAGTCCCATGAATTTGCCTAGAGGGTGCCCGTTTCATGCCCGATGCCCTGTTGCCCTCAGGGACCTCTGTACGGGGAATCCACCACAATTAGAGGAGGTTGATACAGGACATTGGGTTGCCTGTCATAGGATAACGGGATACTAG
- a CDS encoding Gfo/Idh/MocA family oxidoreductase yields the protein MFSDRTIRWGVISAYGIANKRTIPAMIKLPDTKVIGVTSQRLGEAEEIAKKYGCPYYFDRTDDLLALPELDAVYIASPVFLHYENVVKAAKAKKHILCEKPMALTIDQCKEIDSLCRKQGVKFMIGFMMRFHGAHRKVKEMIDSGIIGKPIMARAQLSHYKVEWGPNGERTWRQSKELAGGGSLMDMGIHCIDLLRYWLGEVVEVSAFVDTLDADYNVEDTATVLLKFKSGAHGIVDSCFNVKGARHVFEVYGTKGCLRGEETIGQLPEGRLFANLDGEETKLEFPIINMYSAEVGYLNQCIREDREPFLNACEGTRNQEIVFAAYRASEGRRVIKV from the coding sequence GTGTTTTCCGATAGAACCATTCGATGGGGCGTGATTTCGGCATATGGTATCGCTAATAAACGAACGATCCCGGCGATGATCAAATTACCCGATACGAAAGTAATAGGGGTTACTAGCCAGCGGTTGGGGGAAGCGGAGGAAATAGCGAAAAAGTACGGGTGTCCCTACTATTTCGATCGTACCGATGATCTCCTCGCATTGCCTGAGTTGGATGCCGTATACATTGCCAGCCCAGTATTTCTGCACTATGAGAATGTGGTAAAAGCAGCTAAAGCCAAGAAGCACATTCTATGTGAGAAGCCTATGGCCTTGACCATTGATCAATGCAAAGAGATAGACTCTTTGTGCCGGAAGCAAGGCGTTAAGTTTATGATCGGGTTCATGATGCGATTTCATGGTGCCCATAGGAAAGTAAAAGAAATGATCGATTCCGGAATCATTGGAAAACCGATTATGGCGAGAGCACAACTTTCACACTATAAGGTGGAATGGGGCCCAAATGGTGAACGAACCTGGAGACAAAGTAAAGAGCTTGCCGGTGGTGGCTCGCTAATGGATATGGGGATCCACTGTATCGACTTATTGAGGTACTGGCTGGGAGAAGTGGTTGAAGTTTCGGCTTTCGTGGATACTTTGGACGCTGACTATAACGTTGAAGATACAGCAACAGTCCTGCTCAAGTTTAAGAGTGGAGCGCATGGGATAGTGGATTCCTGTTTCAATGTCAAGGGAGCGAGACATGTTTTCGAGGTGTATGGGACCAAGGGGTGCCTTCGCGGTGAAGAGACCATTGGCCAGCTTCCAGAGGGCCGATTGTTTGCTAACCTCGACGGAGAAGAAACAAAATTGGAGTTTCCGATTATCAATATGTATTCAGCGGAGGTTGGATATCTAAATCAGTGTATAAGGGAAGACAGGGAACCGTTCTTAAACGCTTGCGAGGGCACTCGTAATCAGGAGATAGTTTTCGCTGCCTACCGTGCGTCAGAAGGCCGACGGGTCATTAAGGTGTGA
- a CDS encoding TIGR04076 family protein, producing MVQYRVKAEVIETRGRGCDKGLKVGDVFELSEDRNAFCSWAYAAMFPFVQAFQYGADFPWEKDPNVTYVGCPDPYNTVVFRLTREKCEEG from the coding sequence ATGGTTCAATATCGGGTGAAGGCTGAGGTTATCGAGACAAGAGGTAGAGGGTGTGACAAGGGGCTTAAGGTCGGTGATGTCTTTGAGTTGTCAGAAGACAGGAACGCCTTTTGCTCCTGGGCCTATGCTGCGATGTTTCCCTTTGTCCAGGCATTTCAATATGGAGCGGACTTTCCTTGGGAAAAGGACCCCAACGTCACATACGTAGGTTGCCCGGACCCGTATAACACTGTGGTATTCCGGCTAACGCGGGAAAAGTGTGAGGAGGGGTAA